Below is a genomic region from Syngnathoides biaculeatus isolate LvHL_M chromosome 5, ASM1980259v1, whole genome shotgun sequence.
GTCTTATCGGAGAGTGCTGAACACTTTTTGCTTAGATCAATTGGGGCATCCAGCTCATGTGGCTCCGCTGTATTGCATTTGGGGGTCAAAATAGGTTTTGTGACAGTCAGAGAGGCCTCCAGGTGTTTAGGGACCATACCTGGAAAGATGTCGCAGCGGGGGTGGAAACGGTCTCCGAGGGCGTCCACAACTTCTTGGGACGAACAAGGATTCATAGGATGAATACCAAGGAAACCCGGCTGTCCCATGGGGGCCCTTTGATGGTCCGAATCTGGTAGGCACAACTCGTACATCTTTCTTCGCTTACGAGTTCTCATGGTTCTCTGCATGGAGGGCACCTTGTTGGTGGACATGCGCTTCATGGGCGGATCATGACGAGTGGCGCAGTAGTACTGCTTGTGTACCATGTAGGTCTCATGGCGGCTGAAGGTGATATTACAGGCATCGCAGGTCGTCTTGCTCGGGTCGTTGTCGCTCTCCACTAGACCGGTACTCAGGCATTTCCCCTCGATTTGTTTTCCATTGAGCCTCTCCTCACCACCAGTTGGTGTTGAGACCTTCTTCACCTGCCCTACCAGATCCTTATCAGATCctttggctccagcattcatCATGTCCAACATACTGGAGTTCAGGCAGGCTGACTGCATGAGGTGACTGTCACCTTCAGCAGGGTGGCATCCAGTCAACATGCTAACAGAGGTGTGCCCGCTGTTAGGACTCACTGACTCAGGAACCTTGTCAGAAAGGACAGAAAAGTCGGGTGACTTTGCCATGTGTTGCCAGCGGCTGTTGCAGTAGTGCTTTTTGTGGACTAAATAATTGTCCAAGTTGCTGAAAGTGATATTGCATTCAAAACAGGTGGCTCCTTTGGGCATAAGCGGGCTGTAGATGACTGGGGGGTAGTTGTTCCCTCCGTGACGTAGTCTCCTGTGAACGAGCTCTGACATTTTAGCTAAAATCTCAGAAGCCTGGGGGACCACTGAAATGTCTTGGGAGAAAGCAAACTGAGACAAGAAGGGGCCCATGGGAAATGTAGGCATGTTGTGCTGCACGGGGGAAGAGGCCAGACGGGGGCTTGAGGGCTCCGATTTGATCCGAGTGTAAGAAAAACTTGCTTTGCTGCCTGGGTGGGCGTCTCCCTTCGGAGCAGACAGCATGGGTTTTTTCTCAGGCTTGTCGGCCTCTCCGTCTCCGCCGGCCTCCTTGTTGAGGGCCCCTTTGGGACTTCCCAGTAGAGCATCCTTCCTGTTGGCTAGCTCGGTGCAggtctgctgctgctgttggagGCTCTCCTCGGACCCCCGGGGGGAATGCTCGGTAGCGTCGCTTTCCCTGTGAAGTTTGTTACCATGTCCATGTAAGTCCTGATGCTGTAAGAGTTCCCTGTGGCTCTGAAAGCTGATATGGCAGTGATTGCATCTGAAGGCCGCCTGTGACAGGTGAGACATGATGTGATGCTGGAATGTAATAAGAGAATCTGCCGTGTAGTTACAGATTGTGCATTTCAAGCTGGTGCCAGGAGGGAGGCTCTCTTCCATTTTGACACCTGTTAAAGAGATAAAAGGAGCGACCTCAGAATCTCGCCTCCCAGTTCTCCTTTACAGTTAACTGCACAGACCATCAAATAGTCACGCATTATGCCAAGGATATCCCCCACTcacttgatttttatttgctgAGGGATTTATTGTCCAAGATGCTATCTGACAGCAGATAAGTATATTCTTAAATCCTGCCACTTTCTCACTTGAAATTCTACATTATTAAAAGTTGAAAGCTTGCCATCTCTTCAAGACTACGATTACAAACTCAAAATACTATGTATTGTCTTTCATTCTTAATGTGACTCACCACTGTGTGAGGTGGTCAGGTGCATCTCCAGCGCCCTGGCCCCTGAAAAGGTCCTGTTGCATTGTGGGAAGGGGCACATACTGGAGGTCTGGTGGGGTGCAGTGTCACTGTCCTCAACAACCGTCTCAGGTTCCCTTTGGCGCCCACTGCAGTAATACATCAGATGGGCCTGTAGATTCCTCTCACTTCGAAACCAGATCCCACAAGCTTTGCAAGGGAAGATGTCCTCTAGAGGTGCACAAACAGGAAGAATGTCACCTATGAGGATACATACAGTTCttacatgcatccatccattttataagccacttatcctcacaagggttgttggAGTGCTGGAGTATATCCCAGCTataatcgggcaggaggtggggtaaacccggaactggttgccagccaattgcagggcacatggagacagacaacagtcacactcacaatcagaatatggaaactccacacaggcgagcattggcctcacagttctgaggacccgggttcaatcccgtccccatctgtgtggagtttggatgttctccccttctccccgtgcctgcgtgggtttcctccaggcactccggtttcctcccacattccaaaaacatgcaacattaattggacactctacattgcccctagctgtgattgtgagtgcggctgtttgtctcaatgtgccctgcgattggctggcaaccagttcagagtgtaccctgcctcctgcctgttgacagc
It encodes:
- the zfpm2a gene encoding zinc finger protein ZFPM2a isoform X1 produces the protein MSRRKQSNPRQIKRPLEDGLEEEDEECVSEENELVAKDEFSAEENFPAEFDTENMSCEDMEYFCTKEGDGNREAGEPEVDRKSEKTRLASVGPDEWDGPRELDAFLKDSERRIHSRQQLPVGTTWGPFEGKIEMGTENSTLKTKSTVPVVLSAGPKWLLDVTWQGAEDNKNNCVVYSKGGQLWCTTTKNMMEGEELVAFAVDFDSRLQAVNHMSLSEGMYPARLLDSIQLLPQQAAMASILPTAIVNKDIFPCKACGIWFRSERNLQAHLMYYCSGRQREPETVVEDSDTAPHQTSSMCPFPQCNRTFSGARALEMHLTTSHSGVKMEESLPPGTSLKCTICNYTADSLITFQHHIMSHLSQAAFRCNHCHISFQSHRELLQHQDLHGHGNKLHRESDATEHSPRGSEESLQQQQQTCTELANRKDALLGSPKGALNKEAGGDGEADKPEKKPMLSAPKGDAHPGSKASFSYTRIKSEPSSPRLASSPVQHNMPTFPMGPFLSQFAFSQDISVVPQASEILAKMSELVHRRLRHGGNNYPPVIYSPLMPKGATCFECNITFSNLDNYLVHKKHYCNSRWQHMAKSPDFSVLSDKVPESVSPNSGHTSVSMLTGCHPAEGDSHLMQSACLNSSMLDMMNAGAKGSDKDLVGQVKKVSTPTGGEERLNGKQIEGKCLSTGLVESDNDPSKTTCDACNITFSRHETYMVHKQYYCATRHDPPMKRMSTNKVPSMQRTMRTRKRRKMYELCLPDSDHQRAPMGQPGFLGIHPMNPCSSQEVVDALGDRFHPRCDIFPGMVPKHLEASLTVTKPILTPKCNTAEPHELDAPIDLSKKCSALSDKTCSSPKRLLDYHECAVCKISFNKVENYLAHKQNFCPATAAATAQKAQQPHQQQQHNDTGSLDTTMFPDVKNEGNNNTGETYDKSSSKCEKNANENVMAQNGGMFPPHLGPVPGLKPFAEPQLIPSKDENKNLYLPHCLYPGAIKKMKGSEQISPYFGIKPTDYVSGGPVMQGEASEQEPSVNGGGEPATMREATQQPAANGCPHAGKEPLPLLPKNRGMVIVNGGGHKPEERSGAVPQQENQPQPDGQTTNPSPTWAAENLADSNENMSPSSKSPNEDATPPANKGMNGSGSSKYCRLCDIQFNNLSNFITHKKFYCSSHAAEHVK
- the zfpm2a gene encoding zinc finger protein ZFPM2a isoform X2 codes for the protein MDTCHVLERIEEEEEEETRGSDLGGQLWCTTTKNMMEGEELVAFAVDFDSRLQAVNHMSLSEGMYPARLLDSIQLLPQQAAMASILPTAIVNKDIFPCKACGIWFRSERNLQAHLMYYCSGRQREPETVVEDSDTAPHQTSSMCPFPQCNRTFSGARALEMHLTTSHSGVKMEESLPPGTSLKCTICNYTADSLITFQHHIMSHLSQAAFRCNHCHISFQSHRELLQHQDLHGHGNKLHRESDATEHSPRGSEESLQQQQQTCTELANRKDALLGSPKGALNKEAGGDGEADKPEKKPMLSAPKGDAHPGSKASFSYTRIKSEPSSPRLASSPVQHNMPTFPMGPFLSQFAFSQDISVVPQASEILAKMSELVHRRLRHGGNNYPPVIYSPLMPKGATCFECNITFSNLDNYLVHKKHYCNSRWQHMAKSPDFSVLSDKVPESVSPNSGHTSVSMLTGCHPAEGDSHLMQSACLNSSMLDMMNAGAKGSDKDLVGQVKKVSTPTGGEERLNGKQIEGKCLSTGLVESDNDPSKTTCDACNITFSRHETYMVHKQYYCATRHDPPMKRMSTNKVPSMQRTMRTRKRRKMYELCLPDSDHQRAPMGQPGFLGIHPMNPCSSQEVVDALGDRFHPRCDIFPGMVPKHLEASLTVTKPILTPKCNTAEPHELDAPIDLSKKCSALSDKTCSSPKRLLDYHECAVCKISFNKVENYLAHKQNFCPATAAATAQKAQQPHQQQQHNDTGSLDTTMFPDVKNEGNNNTGETYDKSSSKCEKNANENVMAQNGGMFPPHLGPVPGLKPFAEPQLIPSKDENKNLYLPHCLYPGAIKKMKGSEQISPYFGIKPTDYVSGGPVMQGEASEQEPSVNGGGEPATMREATQQPAANGCPHAGKEPLPLLPKNRGMVIVNGGGHKPEERSGAVPQQENQPQPDGQTTNPSPTWAAENLADSNENMSPSSKSPNEDATPPANKGMNGSGSSKYCRLCDIQFNNLSNFITHKKFYCSSHAAEHVK